TCAGATAAGAATTCAACGGCTTATGATCCACCACCTTTTCCATGACATATCCAACATATGGTTCACTCACAATATCCTCAATTGCAACGAAATTAGGCGGAACTTTAACCTCGCGGATAAAATGCAGGCGCTCCAGAATATCCTCATCTATATTTTTTGATCCAGATGGATAATAAAGCTTTATCATTTTGGCCCCAGTGCTGTCCTCATAAACAATTCCCTGAGATCCATATCCGACCATCTTCTCTAAGCGATGCTTATTTCCTTCTATAGTGATAATCGTCTCACCAATCAGGTTTTGCATTCTTTCGCTCATATTTTACAACTCCTACGGTTCGGTCATCTGAGCTAAACTCTGATATATCAATCACCAGAGTCTCCAACTCTTTCTGAAGTTCATCCTCCGATGTCTCTGTTTCAATCGAAGCTACCAGTTCCAGTTCTTTGCCTTCTTGAATTCCATTTGCAACCCCATCTGTACAGGCAAATATTACATAAGGCACATACATATCCAGCCTGAACTCTGATGTCCAGAAATCATCTGCCTTAACACCTTTATTTAAACACATTGTCTGATTTGCGAACAAATTGGTATCTATTGGAGCACAGCACTGCATCCCTCTGGATGTAACTGCAAGTATTCCATCACCAATGGAAAAAAGCACAATCTTATTTCCAAATTTCATAACAGCCTTTAAAGTAGCACAGCATTCATCAGCTTTCATGCCTCCTAACAGTCTCTTCCACTCGGCTATAATTTTTTCCGGCAGCCTGCTACAATCATGGTCATTCTGCGCCTCTTTAACTGAATAAAATGCTAGCTTCACAGAAGTCACTGCCGCCTGAGAACCGACATCTGCCTTTGCACATGATCCGACACCATCAGAAACAGCCATTGCAAAGTCCTCATTTTCGATTATAAACATTGCTGCGTCCTGATTTGTAACTCCATGGATTACATGACTGACTCCCGTGTCTGAAACAGTCACAAATGTATAATCTCCATGCTGCTCACTCTTGGCGATCATATGACAATATCCTCTGCATCAATATCAAACAGAGGAGCTACGACAGATGTTTCATTCGGATTGACACTATGCATACGAGCAACCGTTGACATTGTTACCCATCGGAAGAATTTGGCAATTCCAGAAACATCTTTCGTTCTTATTACCGGAACCTCAGGATCATCAATGAAAGCCTTAAGCATCTCAGTATCAGCATCATCTCCGATTCCTAATGCAAGGCGCTGACATTTAGCCGATCGTACTCCTGAATGAAGATTTTTAAGCGGCTCCCAATCGAAATAATTCTTTCTGCTGTACATCTCTTCAGAACAATCTGTAGGAATACCGTCACTAATCAGAACAATTGTAGGAGTATAGGCTCTGGACGTAACAATCCCCCTATCTTCGATCATTTTCTGCACAGTTTCAAATGCCTGCCCCATTGGTGTGTTTCCACCCGCAGTAAGTTCTGATAAGGACAACCCTGTGATATCCTCCAAAGGCTGAACAAGTCTTACCTCACCGCCAAAAGTAATAATCGACAGCTGAAACTTGCCTCGTATATCATCCACCCCATTTAATGTAGTAAGCATCTCACGCAAAGCAAGATTCAGTTCATTTATTTTTCCGCCCATCATACTTCCGGATGTATCGGCAAGTATAAAAATTGGAAGGGGTCTAGGTTCCCTTGCCACATAACTGTTAAGCCCCATTGCTTAGCACTCCTTTTTCTCTTACCTTATCTTTCCAACTGCTCCATGCCACAATCAAAAATGCTTTCACTCAAATTGCATATCGTTCTCAACTGCTTATAACAGCTACATATTTTTCTTGTTCCTCTTCCGAAATACATATTATTTCCATTGCAGGTTGTACAGATACCTTCAAACTTGCCATTACGCTCTGAATTGCTTTTACACGCTCATCATCTCTGCCACATTCATAAATGCCTTCGCTCAAATTACACATCGTTCTCAGCTCCTACTCCATCTCACCTGTGACTTCAATATCGAACTTTTTCTTGAGATTTTTACTTTTCTCTTCTGCTGATTTATTGATTTTCTGGAATATGACCTGTAGCATAGATAGCATCTGATTTCGCACTGGCCCAAGTGCCAAGTATACTATCACTATATTGAGCGAGTCATAATGTTCTTGAAATTCCTTATACTTTCCAAACTAAATGTCGTTCTGTCATACGATAGCAGTTGATGAGATTTCTGTCTGCAGAAGTTTCCATGCATATCCAGTCTAAAATCCCGCCGAAAACTTAACCTACAATTCCAAAACCTAGTATTCACAAGGGGTCACGGCATTTCAAGCACGATTTTAGGGCTTCGTATGGCAAGTTTTATAACGCTACCGAAAACGCCATGAACCATTGATATTATTGAGTTCTTGGCGTAGGGTAAAAAAATCTCCAGGATTTTAGGAGCCAAATGGTGTAAACCTTCTTGATTCCACTGTAATCCGGGCGTGTTTTATAAAAGGGCATATGGAGGTTACAGATTTTGTCCGTTCAATGCGTACATAATTGTCCAGTATAACTCTTTAACGCCTGCAATTACGCAGAAAATGTTCACTATACGTGGCAAACGGACTAAAAACAACATAAAAATCTGTTACCACAAATCAGCCCGCATTGAAACATGCCATAAATACGCCCACAAAATAGTGAAACATCATCTCTAAGCTATCTATTTCTCAAAAAAGAATGTCTCCATCCCTATGTCCACCGCTTGGGTGATTGTTAAATACATCCACAGCAATCAACCTCAAAGCTTCCTGCCACCAACCTGCCACAAATGCCACCCCCAGAACTTCATACCCCTCCCAGGAACCCTCCGTCATACTTGAAACTTTGTGATGCGCACCTGTCTTTATCAAATATAGTAAATTTTCTTAAGATAAAATCTAGTCCCCTATGAATCGCTGGATTTGTTCAAGAAGTATCCAGTATGCCTTACCTTACGGCAGCCAAATAAATGATACCCCCTAATGCGTCCACATTAGGGGGTGCGAGGTCAAGCTTTCAGTCCTCGTTAAAAAACTGACAGCTCATGTTTTCCACCGTGCCCATGAAAGGTGGTAGGAGCATGCAGGAAAGATTCCTCTGGGTGCTTGATGCAGTAGCTAAAGCCTTAGTCGCAGCAGCAATCCAAGCAATCCTGAAGTGGTATTTCGGGATTTAACCCAATGAACATCCTGTATGCCATGTGCTTGCAAGTAGCGCACGGCACGGAGAGAGGGGCAACGACACGGCACTGTCGTTCCTCTTTCCTGCCAATATTATTGTTGCATGAATCTTAGATTATGTCAAGGTTCGTGCATTTTTTGATTGGCAGCATCCATGATGGGCGTCGAAAGCCCGCTGCCACACTTAGGAGGTGTTTATCATGGAAAACGTTACTTTGGAAAACATTGCCGTAGTTCTTAAGTTCATTGCCTATATTGGCAGTGGACTGGGGGCAATAACCCTCGTCTCTCTTGCCGCCGCAAGGTGGTGGGAGACTGATGAGTCCCACCGCAAGGAGGTGGCGCCCTTAAAGGCGCGTGTCCTCCGCCGCCAGAGAGAGGCGGCAAGGGAAAAGACCGACAAGTGATTGTCGGTCGGGTGACTAAATTTCCACAAGCTTAGTCAACCTCAATTATATGCCGAAACACCTGGCTAGTCAAGTATGGCTAGTCGGGCGTCTGCAGGATAGTGGTTCTTCCTGCACTGATGATGGCAAACCATATCATCAGGTGGTAAAAAGAAAAAGACCAGCAAGTAGCTTTGCTGGTCGGGTGACTAATGATTGCCCCCGTTAGTCGCCCTTATTATAAACATATTTAGAACCCCTAGTCAACTGCTCCAGACAGAGAAGCCTGCACTACGGAAGGTTGACCCATCCCACCAGATGCGCGTCGTAAAACCTGCTCATTCCTTCCGCATATAAAGGCGATAGGCATAATACTCGACAGGGAGTACACGCCCGAGGTTCACTGCCCTATGCAGAACCTGACAGCTCCGCTTTTATTATACACCAAAGTCTCTCTATTAGTCAAATTCTAAGATAATATTATGAACTTGCAACCATACATCAGTGCCATTTCTCATCTACAAAAATCAATTTGTCATCCATGTTAACAGGATTTTCTCTCTCCCTCTTATTGGCGTAGGGAGTTTCCGGCTCAAGCACGGTTCTGCCCATGGCCAGGGGATATACTTTGGCAGCTCCAGCCTCCAATAGCAATTCTTTGCCTGCAATCAGAGAGTTGCCGGTGGTTACGATATCATCTAGCAAGAAAATGGTCTTACCTGATATTTCAAAACGCTCATCCACAAGCATGCTCCTGAAATGAACCATCATAGACCTGTTTCCACCAGAGGATAGCTTGGCAACGTTATATCGCCTACTGAAACACTGGCTATAATCATCGCGCCTATAATACGCTGATAGCATTCTTGCAAGCTTGTGGACACCAGAATCCCCGCTATCCCTTTTTTCATCACCAATTCCAATGCACCTGCAGTAGAGTGGTCTACTTTCTTGCCACCTCCTTGTAATAAATATTCTTGAAATTCCCTTGAATATTTACCCACATCATGATATAACCCCATCAGTTGCCCTACTTCTTGCTCACCAAACACCTTTGCAAATTTTTCCGCTTTCTTGCTCATTCCCCACAAATGATCAACCATCAACTGTTCCCTGCCATCTTCTTGATTCCTATGTGCCAAGTATTTCATGAATATCTCTCCTAGTGCAAACTATATTTGCATTATTCTTGTAATATTGCATCTATTTTATTCGCACATAAACAAGGTAGCAGTTTGCAAAAATCCCCCAAAACCTCAACCAGACTTATCTCCCTCACCAGCTAAAAGGCTCCGAATCGCCCACCTCAAAGGCCTTTGATTCTGAAACTATCAACCTTTATCACAAACGGAATATAGCCCATCCGCATGCAGCCTTAAGCAACATGGTATAGGCCCTAGAGATTGTCGTCCCATACGCTCGCACAGCACCTATGCCGATACCTTAGGTTCTGGAGCTACCTTCATCGTTGCAAATACAGCTTTCATGGACACCACCATATCCTCATACCATAGTGCTGCATAATCACTGCACTTGTATTATTCAAGAAGTTTTCACAAACTCCTCCACAAAACCCCCGTCATTTCCCCATCATAAACTCCACAAATATCCTGCTGTCCTCCCCCTCCTGGTTTTCAACCAGCGCTTCTATATACCTGGCCTTATGCTCCTTCAGCAGGATACTGGGCAGCAGCCCCCCGCTCCATCTGAAGCATATTCACCAACAATCTGCAGGTGCAGCCATTTCCATCTACCCTTCTATGCGCTAGATAATTCAGGTATTGCTAAAATGCTTCTTCCACTTGTCCTCAATCATTTGTCTATTAGCAGCTAACCATCGCATTGTTTTCATTTGACCAAAAGAAGATAGTATATTTGCCAAACTTACAGATTTTAGGCAACACCAACACCACCTTCTCTGGCCAGTTCCCATATGATAAAAGCGTTTCTGCTGGCATACTCCAGCAACTCTTTCTGCTCTTGCTCGGTAAAGCCCTCTGTTTCCACCACATTCAGCATAGGAAGACTGGATTCCAGGAAACAGAATCCATCTTCTACAGGCTTTTCAAAGTATATGCGGATATACTCCATGCCGTCCTCTGTTTTGCCTATGTCATTGAAAGTCATAGTTATACCGTCTATTTCAGTAAAGAAGTTTTTCATGCCAGTACCTCCCGCTTCCCGGTGACATATTAGTAATCCCTTTCCCCAGGTTAAATAATACTCTTAACATTGCACTGTTTCTAAATATGTACTCACAGTATTTTGCGGTAACATCAATCCTGGTTTCCCGCTGATAACTTATTCAAGAAGTCTTCACAAACTCCTCCACACTCCTCCACAAAAACCCCATCATTTCCCCCATCATGAACTCCACAAATATCCTGCTGTCCTCCCCATCCTGGCTTTTAGCCAGAGCCTCTATATACCCAGCCTTATGCTCCTTCAGCAAGATGCTGGGCAATAGCCCTCGCTCCATCTGCAGCATATTCATCAGCAGCCTGCAGGTGCGGCCATTGCCATCTACCCAGGGGTGAATGGACGCCAGCCGGTAGTGGGCTTCAAAGGATAAGGCGTACACAGAAGCCTCATCCTCATAGTTGCTTTGCCTTGCCTCATTCAGCCATGAGCAAAACTCCTCCAGTTTCCCCGGCACTTTCTGATAAGAAGGATATGTCTTGCCGCCACGTCCAGCGCTGACATTCACCAGCCGCAGATCTACTGCCGAAGAATCGAAATCCCCCAGGGCAGTGTTATAGACACTGCCGGTATTCCTCATCACCAGAGCCGAGAGTTTCTTCAGATAATCCACGGTAATCTCCGGCTTCTCAGGCACCTGCCTGGCAACAAAATCATAAGCCCGCTTCAGGTCAAGATTCATCAGCTGCTCAGTCAACGTACGGCCACCGGGCACAATGTCTTCGTCAAACATCAGGGTGTTCTCGATTTCTGTGACCGTAGACCCCTCGATGGCGGTGGAATGCGTGACCAGAGAATACAGGTACAGTTTATGGAAATCAAATTGCTCCCCTATGCCCAGTGAATTGAATTTTTGCAAAGCCTGGTTCAGTTTCTCGTAAACACTGTTCATCAGACTGACCTCTCTCCTCTTGCAAGTATTGTTGTATCCGCAATAGTCACCAAATCCAAGAAGTTTTGCGGATATAACCGTAAAAACGTCCTGCTTCTGGCATTGATTCACTTCTTCACCAATTCCACCGGCGACAGCACTGATGCCCCCTGGCTGTTCTTGAAGATATCTGCCCTGACGCCAAAGACATTCCTGATGAGGTCTACTGTGAGTATCTCATCCGGGCTGCCCTGGGCAAACAAGGCTCCCTCCTTGATGACCACCAGCTCATCTGCATACTGCAGGGCGTGGTTGATATCGTGGAGCACCATGATCACGGTCATTCCGTATTCCCTGTTGATGGACTCGATCAGGTTCATGACCTCCAGCTGATGGGCTATGTCAAGATAAGTGGTGGGCTCGTCCAGCAGCAGGATTTCCGGTTTCTGGGCCAGGGCCATGGCTATCCAGGCTCTTTGGCGCTCGCCGCCGGAAAGGGTCATGACCTGCCTGTCCTTGAAGGACTCCAGTTTTGTCACGGAGAGAGCCCATGCCACGGCTTCCCGGTCTGCCCTGGCATCCTGGCTGCCGCCGTGCCAGCTGCGGTAAGGGAATCTGCCGTAGTCCACCAGCGTGCCCACCGTGGTGTCAGGGGGAGCCTGCAGGCCCTGGGGCAGGATGGCCAGCTTCTGGGCCAGCCGCTGCCTGCCCATCTTGCGGATTTCCTCACCGTTCAGCCTGATGGCCCCCTCGTAGGCGTGGTTCAGGCCGGAGATGGCCCGCAGGAAAGTGGACTTGCCTGCGCCGTTGGGACCGATGATGGCAGTACGCCTGCCCAGGGTGAAATTCAGGGAGATGTCTTTTAGGATGGCTTTGCCCTTAATGGCAACCTTCAAATGGCTGACGCGGAACCCGTCAGGCTTTTTGCTTTGCTCGCTCAATGGTCACAGCTCCCTTCTCAGCAGGAACAGGAAGAACGGGGCGCCCAGCACCGCCATGATAATGCCCACAGGCAGTTCCACGGGAGAGAAGGCCACCCGGGCAAAGGTATCACTGAAGGTTACCATGCCCACTCCCAAAAGAGCCGTCCCCGGCAGGAGGAAGCGGTAGTCAGAGCCTATCATGAGCCGGGCTGCATGGGGCACAATTAGGCCCACGAAGCCCAGCAGCCCCACCACGGAAACGGCGCTGGCCGCCAGCAGGGCCGCCACGGAGGTGAGGATCAGGCGGGTGAGCTCTACCCGGAGGCCCAGGCCTTTGGCCAGTTCATCTCCCAGCTGCAGGATATTGATATGCCTTGCCGAAGCAAAGGCCAACAAAGCCCCGCCCAAAGTATAAGGCCAGAGCATGGCCACATGGGGCCAGCTGCGGGCAGACAGGCCACCTACCATCCAGATCAGGGCGCTGTGTACCCTGTCGCTGTAGAAAATCATCAGGGCGGAAATCCCCGCCCCCAAAAAGGCCGACACTGCCACACCTGCCAAAATGATGCGGATGGGCTGGATGCCGTTCTTCCAGGCCAAGAGGTAAATCAGCACCGCCGCCCCCATGGCCCCCACAAAGGCCGCAGGGGTAATGAGAAAGCCGTACCCCGGCAGGGCCAGCATCACCAGGATGCCCATGAGCCCCGCCCCGGAAGAAATGCCGATGATATGGGGGTCAGCCAGTGGATTCCTCATCACCGCTTGTAAAATAGCCCCGGACAGGGCCAGGTTGATGCCCACCAGCGCCGCTACCAGCGTGCGGGGCAGGCGTATGTTCATCAGGATCTGCTCATGGGTGCCGCTGCCCCCGGCAAAGAGGGTCTGCCACACTTCCAAAGCGGGTATCTCCACAGAACCCAGGCTGATGCTGATGAGCATGCCCAGCACTGCCAAAACAAAGAAGGCCGCCAATAAGACGACCTTTCTTATCATCATATTGACGACCTCCTGTCAATTCTCATTCCTTAAAATGCTTCCGGATAGACCAGCTTGGCCATCATTTCCACGGCTTCCGGATAGTGAAGGCCGGGACTTAAGAGGAACAGGTCCTGGGGCAGGTAGAAGACCTTGCCCTGGCGCACCGCCTCCACGGACTGCCAGGCAGGGTTCTCTGCCATGGTTGCGTCCATGCTGGCCTTGATTTCTTCCAATTTGCCCATGCTGGTGACGAACATCAGCTCGGGATTCTTCTCCACCATGGTCTCCAGGCTGTAGGGAGCAGAGTCGGGATCCTTTTCCAGCGGGGTCATGTCCCCTGCCACATTCTCCCAGCCCAGCATTTCTGCCACCGAACCTGCTATGCTGCCGGAAAGCTGCACAGTGAGCCC
This genomic interval from Selenomonas sp. AB3002 contains the following:
- a CDS encoding ABC transporter ATP-binding protein — its product is MSEQSKKPDGFRVSHLKVAIKGKAILKDISLNFTLGRRTAIIGPNGAGKSTFLRAISGLNHAYEGAIRLNGEEIRKMGRQRLAQKLAILPQGLQAPPDTTVGTLVDYGRFPYRSWHGGSQDARADREAVAWALSVTKLESFKDRQVMTLSGGERQRAWIAMALAQKPEILLLDEPTTYLDIAHQLEVMNLIESINREYGMTVIMVLHDINHALQYADELVVIKEGALFAQGSPDEILTVDLIRNVFGVRADIFKNSQGASVLSPVELVKK
- a CDS encoding VWA domain-containing protein; this encodes MGLNSYVAREPRPLPIFILADTSGSMMGGKINELNLALREMLTTLNGVDDIRGKFQLSIITFGGEVRLVQPLEDITGLSLSELTAGGNTPMGQAFETVQKMIEDRGIVTSRAYTPTIVLISDGIPTDCSEEMYSRKNYFDWEPLKNLHSGVRSAKCQRLALGIGDDADTEMLKAFIDDPEVPVIRTKDVSGIAKFFRWVTMSTVARMHSVNPNETSVVAPLFDIDAEDIVI
- a CDS encoding CRISPR-associated endonuclease Cas3''; this encodes MKYLAHRNQEDGREQLMVDHLWGMSKKAEKFAKVFGEQEVGQLMGLYHDVGKYSREFQEYLLQGGGKKVDHSTAGALELVMKKGIAGILVSTSLQECYQRIIGAMIIASVSVGDITLPSYPLVETGL
- a CDS encoding Fic family protein, with the translated sequence MNSVYEKLNQALQKFNSLGIGEQFDFHKLYLYSLVTHSTAIEGSTVTEIENTLMFDEDIVPGGRTLTEQLMNLDLKRAYDFVARQVPEKPEITVDYLKKLSALVMRNTGSVYNTALGDFDSSAVDLRLVNVSAGRGGKTYPSYQKVPGKLEEFCSWLNEARQSNYEDEASVYALSFEAHYRLASIHPWVDGNGRTCRLLMNMLQMERGLLPSILLKEHKAGYIEALAKSQDGEDSRIFVEFMMGEMMGFLWRSVEEFVKTS
- a CDS encoding phosphoribosyltransferase, yielding MDERFEISGKTIFLLDDIVTTGNSLIAGKELLLEAGAAKVYPLAMGRTVLEPETPYANKRERENPVNMDDKLIFVDEKWH
- a CDS encoding iron ABC transporter permease; translated protein: MIRKVVLLAAFFVLAVLGMLISISLGSVEIPALEVWQTLFAGGSGTHEQILMNIRLPRTLVAALVGINLALSGAILQAVMRNPLADPHIIGISSGAGLMGILVMLALPGYGFLITPAAFVGAMGAAVLIYLLAWKNGIQPIRIILAGVAVSAFLGAGISALMIFYSDRVHSALIWMVGGLSARSWPHVAMLWPYTLGGALLAFASARHINILQLGDELAKGLGLRVELTRLILTSVAALLAASAVSVVGLLGFVGLIVPHAARLMIGSDYRFLLPGTALLGVGMVTFSDTFARVAFSPVELPVGIIMAVLGAPFFLFLLRREL
- a CDS encoding protein phosphatase 2C domain-containing protein, which gives rise to MIAKSEQHGDYTFVTVSDTGVSHVIHGVTNQDAAMFIIENEDFAMAVSDGVGSCAKADVGSQAAVTSVKLAFYSVKEAQNDHDCSRLPEKIIAEWKRLLGGMKADECCATLKAVMKFGNKIVLFSIGDGILAVTSRGMQCCAPIDTNLFANQTMCLNKGVKADDFWTSEFRLDMYVPYVIFACTDGVANGIQEGKELELVASIETETSEDELQKELETLVIDISEFSSDDRTVGVVKYERKNAKPDW